The following coding sequences are from one Arthrobacter crystallopoietes window:
- a CDS encoding YigZ family protein: MHPASQSTVTSYTTIAGEHRHEIEIKRSRFITVLRRVETEGAARDLVADLRKEFHDARHHCSAFVLGPDRDVQRSNDDGEPSGTAGLPMLEALTKRETAPGVTDLSDVAAVVVRYFGGILLGAGGLVRAYSESVSQAVASARLVPRRRMQLYAVAAEHAQAGRLENELRAAGVTVLGSDYGAAGVAINVALADEPEVLARFHEQLASLTAGGEPAVPRGTEWVDLA, translated from the coding sequence GTGCATCCAGCCTCCCAGTCCACGGTTACCAGCTATACGACCATTGCTGGCGAACACCGGCACGAAATCGAGATCAAGCGCTCCCGCTTCATCACGGTACTTCGCCGCGTCGAGACCGAGGGAGCCGCGCGGGACCTTGTCGCCGACCTGCGCAAGGAGTTCCATGATGCCCGGCACCATTGTTCTGCGTTCGTCCTGGGTCCGGATCGCGACGTGCAACGTTCCAATGACGACGGCGAACCCTCCGGTACCGCCGGCCTCCCGATGCTGGAGGCTCTGACCAAACGCGAGACAGCGCCCGGGGTGACGGACCTGAGCGACGTTGCGGCCGTCGTCGTACGCTATTTCGGCGGAATCCTGCTGGGCGCCGGCGGTCTGGTGCGCGCCTACTCGGAGTCGGTGTCGCAGGCCGTGGCCTCGGCTCGATTGGTGCCGCGGCGGCGCATGCAGCTGTATGCCGTCGCTGCGGAACACGCCCAAGCCGGCCGGCTCGAGAACGAGCTGCGTGCCGCAGGTGTCACCGTGCTCGGCAGCGACTATGGGGCGGCCGGGGTCGCTATCAACGTGGCCCTTGCGGATGAACCTGAGGTGCTGGCCCGCTTCCATGAGCAGCTTGCTTCGCTCACCGCGGGCGGAGAACCGGCCGTGCCGCGCGGCACCGAGTGGGTGGATCTTGCCTGA
- the rpsA gene encoding 30S ribosomal protein S1, whose protein sequence is MTITSTEKPGTPQVAINDIGTAEDFLAAVDATIKYFNDGDLVEGTVVKVDRDEVLLDIGYKTEGVIPSRELSIKHDVDPGEVVAVGDQVEALVLTKEDKEGRLILSKKRAQYERAWGDIEKVKEEDGVVTGTVIEVVKGGLILDIGLRGFLPASLVEMRRVRDLAPYIGQKIEAKIIELDKNRNNVVLSRRAWLEQTQSEVRSTFLNKLEKGQVRPGVVSSIVNFGAFVDLGGVDGLVHVSELSWKHIDHPSEVVEVGQEVTVEVLEVDLDRERVSLSLKATQEDPWQTFARTHALGQVVPGKVTKLVPFGAFVRVEDGIEGLVHISELAVRHVELAEQVVSVGDELFVKVIDIDLERRRISLSLKQANEGVDPEGTEFDPALYGMAAEYDEEGNYKYPEGFDPESNEWLEGYETQRAAWEQQYADAQARWESHKKQVAQHLQEDTQATSETGESAATSYSSEPAQTETASTGGGTLASDEALAALREKLTGN, encoded by the coding sequence ATGACCATCACCTCCACCGAGAAGCCCGGTACCCCCCAGGTCGCCATCAACGACATTGGTACCGCCGAAGACTTCCTCGCTGCCGTCGACGCCACCATCAAGTACTTCAATGACGGTGATCTCGTCGAAGGTACCGTCGTCAAGGTTGACCGCGATGAAGTTCTGCTCGACATCGGTTACAAGACCGAAGGTGTCATCCCGTCCCGCGAGCTTTCCATCAAGCACGACGTTGATCCCGGCGAAGTTGTCGCCGTAGGCGATCAGGTCGAAGCCCTTGTCCTTACCAAGGAAGACAAGGAAGGCCGCCTCATTCTCTCCAAGAAGCGTGCTCAGTACGAGCGTGCCTGGGGCGACATCGAGAAGGTCAAGGAAGAGGACGGTGTCGTTACCGGTACCGTCATCGAGGTCGTCAAGGGTGGTCTTATCCTCGACATCGGCCTGCGCGGCTTCCTGCCCGCTTCCCTCGTCGAGATGCGCCGTGTGCGCGACCTGGCTCCGTACATCGGCCAGAAGATCGAAGCCAAAATCATCGAGCTGGACAAGAACCGCAACAACGTTGTGCTCTCCCGCCGTGCATGGCTCGAGCAGACCCAGTCCGAGGTCCGCTCCACCTTCCTCAACAAGCTGGAAAAGGGCCAGGTTCGTCCCGGCGTCGTTTCCTCCATCGTCAACTTCGGTGCATTCGTGGACCTGGGCGGCGTCGACGGTCTGGTACACGTCTCCGAGCTGTCCTGGAAGCACATCGACCACCCGTCCGAGGTTGTCGAAGTTGGCCAGGAAGTCACCGTCGAGGTTCTGGAAGTCGACCTGGACCGCGAGCGTGTCTCCCTGTCGCTGAAGGCTACGCAGGAAGATCCGTGGCAGACCTTCGCCCGCACCCACGCCCTTGGGCAGGTTGTTCCGGGTAAGGTCACCAAGCTGGTTCCGTTCGGTGCGTTCGTCCGCGTCGAAGACGGCATCGAAGGCCTGGTCCACATCTCCGAGCTGGCCGTCCGCCACGTTGAGCTGGCCGAGCAGGTTGTCTCCGTTGGCGACGAGCTGTTCGTCAAGGTCATCGACATCGACCTCGAGCGCCGCCGCATCTCCCTCAGCCTCAAGCAGGCCAACGAGGGCGTTGACCCGGAGGGTACCGAGTTCGACCCGGCCCTGTACGGTATGGCTGCCGAGTACGACGAAGAGGGCAACTACAAGTACCCGGAGGGCTTCGATCCGGAGTCCAACGAGTGGCTCGAGGGTTACGAGACCCAGCGCGCCGCTTGGGAGCAGCAGTACGCTGACGCCCAGGCCCGTTGGGAATCGCACAAGAAGCAGGTTGCCCAGCACCTGCAGGAAGACACCCAGGCTACTTCCGAGACCGGCGAATCCGCTGCAACCAGCTACTCATCTGAGCCCGCTCAGACTGAGACCGCCAGCACCGGTGGCGGAACGCTCGCTTCGGATGAGGCCCTCGCCGCACTGCGCGAGAAGCTCACCGGCAACTAA
- the polA gene encoding DNA polymerase I, which yields MGTRLAPVSETNKPVSPAGDTLTATAAAPEENSSQERKRLLVIDGHSMAFRAFYALPADKFSTDTGQHTNAVYGFTSMLLVMIREHKPTHVAVAFDLDTPTFRDQEYSEYKGGRSKTPQEFHGQVDLIIKLMEAMRIPTISMDGFEADDIIATLATQGEAAGWDVLVVSGDRDAFQLITDSVTVLYPKKGISDIPPMDAAAVEAKYFVSPGHYSDLAALVGETADNLPGVPGVGPKTAAKWINQYGGLDGILENLDAIGGKVGDALRANVEEVKRNRRLNHLLRDMDLPVNLETMLLQQPDRDAIEELFDALQFNTLRKRLIDTFGGEEQVEDTEVHAPQHVVLTNEKELDDWLDSTNQLPVAVQLVTEQTTAGDDAVGLALVSPSAAAYVAFEGLDADAERRLAEWLEDLDAPKVIHDFKSAYKLLSVRGLELAGVVDDTAISAYLIQPDRRNYDLADLAQYHLKLSVASAATSGGGQLELSLGEDDVAAPAVAKAFASLELSEHFAGQLIERGANQLLAGLDLPLSWVLARMELDGIAVAVDKLDGLLDGFSTTINAASSEAFRIIGKEINLGSPKQLQTVLFDELELPKTKKIKTGYSTDADALNDLIAKTQHPFLVQLLAYRDASKLKQTVEGLKKSVAEDGRIHTTYAQTVAATGRLSSNNPNLQNIPVRSEEGRRIREVFIVGEGYETLLTADYSQIEMRIMAHLSGDEGLIQAFRQGEDLHRFVGAHIFGVAPEEVTSEMRAKVKAMSYGLVYGLSSFGLSKQLKISVDEARTLMKDYFARFGAVRDYLRGIVEQARKDGFTSTIEGRRRYLPDLNSDNRQLREMSERAALNAPIQGSAADIIKKAMLGVDAGLRAQKLSSRMLLQVHDELVLEVAPGERETVEKLVREQMAAAAELTVPLDVSVGVGSNWNEAGH from the coding sequence ATGGGAACTAGGCTGGCACCTGTGAGTGAAACTAACAAACCGGTGTCCCCAGCCGGCGATACGCTGACGGCCACGGCCGCCGCCCCTGAAGAAAATTCCAGCCAGGAACGAAAGCGGCTGCTGGTCATCGATGGCCATTCCATGGCCTTCCGCGCGTTCTACGCCCTGCCGGCGGACAAGTTCTCCACGGATACGGGGCAGCACACCAATGCTGTGTACGGTTTCACTTCGATGCTGCTGGTCATGATCCGCGAGCACAAACCGACGCACGTGGCGGTGGCGTTCGACCTGGACACCCCCACGTTCCGGGACCAGGAGTACAGCGAGTACAAGGGCGGCCGGAGCAAGACCCCGCAGGAATTCCATGGCCAGGTGGACCTCATCATCAAGCTCATGGAGGCGATGCGGATCCCCACCATCTCGATGGACGGGTTCGAAGCCGATGACATTATCGCCACCCTCGCCACCCAGGGCGAAGCAGCCGGCTGGGATGTGCTGGTGGTCTCGGGCGACCGGGATGCGTTCCAGCTGATCACGGACAGTGTGACGGTGCTCTACCCGAAGAAGGGCATCAGCGACATTCCGCCCATGGACGCCGCAGCTGTGGAGGCCAAGTACTTCGTTTCCCCGGGCCACTACTCGGATCTGGCGGCGCTCGTCGGCGAGACCGCGGACAATCTCCCCGGCGTACCGGGCGTGGGTCCAAAGACGGCCGCCAAATGGATCAACCAGTATGGCGGACTGGACGGCATCCTGGAGAACCTGGATGCCATCGGCGGCAAAGTCGGTGACGCCCTCCGGGCCAATGTCGAGGAGGTCAAGCGCAACCGTCGGCTCAACCACCTGCTCCGGGACATGGACCTGCCGGTCAACCTGGAAACCATGCTCCTGCAGCAGCCGGACCGGGACGCCATCGAGGAACTCTTCGACGCCCTCCAGTTCAACACTTTGCGCAAGCGGCTGATCGACACCTTCGGCGGCGAGGAGCAGGTCGAGGACACCGAGGTCCACGCACCGCAGCACGTTGTTCTCACGAACGAGAAGGAACTGGACGACTGGCTCGACAGCACGAACCAGCTCCCGGTTGCCGTGCAGCTGGTCACCGAGCAAACCACAGCAGGGGACGACGCCGTGGGGCTGGCCCTGGTGAGTCCCTCGGCTGCCGCTTACGTTGCCTTTGAAGGCCTCGACGCCGATGCCGAACGCCGGCTGGCCGAGTGGCTGGAGGATCTGGATGCGCCCAAGGTCATCCACGATTTCAAGTCGGCCTACAAGCTGCTCTCCGTCCGGGGCCTCGAGCTGGCTGGCGTCGTTGATGACACGGCGATTTCCGCTTACCTGATCCAGCCGGACCGCCGGAACTACGATCTGGCCGACCTGGCCCAATACCACTTGAAGCTGTCGGTAGCGTCGGCGGCCACTTCCGGCGGCGGCCAGCTGGAGCTGAGCCTGGGCGAGGACGATGTGGCGGCACCCGCCGTCGCAAAAGCATTTGCCTCGCTGGAACTGAGCGAACACTTTGCCGGCCAGCTCATCGAGCGCGGTGCGAACCAGTTGCTGGCGGGGCTGGACCTGCCGCTGTCCTGGGTGCTTGCGCGAATGGAACTGGACGGTATCGCCGTCGCCGTGGACAAGCTGGACGGCCTGCTGGACGGCTTCAGCACCACCATCAATGCTGCCAGTTCGGAAGCATTCCGGATCATCGGCAAGGAGATTAATCTCGGGTCGCCCAAGCAGCTCCAGACCGTCCTGTTCGACGAGCTGGAACTGCCCAAGACGAAGAAGATCAAGACGGGCTACTCCACGGATGCGGACGCGCTGAATGATCTGATCGCCAAAACGCAGCACCCGTTCCTAGTGCAGCTGCTGGCCTACCGGGATGCCAGCAAACTCAAGCAGACGGTCGAAGGGCTGAAAAAGTCCGTGGCCGAGGACGGCCGCATCCACACCACCTATGCGCAGACAGTGGCGGCGACCGGGCGCCTGTCGTCGAACAACCCGAACCTGCAGAACATCCCCGTCCGTTCCGAAGAAGGCCGCCGCATCCGTGAAGTCTTCATCGTGGGCGAAGGCTACGAAACGCTGCTCACGGCGGACTACTCGCAGATCGAAATGCGCATCATGGCGCACCTCTCCGGCGACGAGGGACTGATCCAGGCCTTCCGCCAAGGCGAGGACCTGCACAGGTTCGTCGGCGCCCACATCTTCGGCGTGGCCCCGGAAGAGGTCACCAGCGAGATGCGCGCCAAGGTGAAGGCGATGTCCTACGGCCTGGTGTACGGCCTGAGCTCCTTCGGCCTGTCCAAGCAGCTCAAGATTTCGGTTGACGAGGCCAGGACGCTGATGAAGGACTACTTCGCGCGGTTCGGCGCCGTCCGCGACTACCTGCGCGGCATCGTCGAGCAGGCACGTAAGGACGGCTTTACTTCCACGATTGAAGGCCGCCGCCGCTACCTGCCGGACCTGAACAGCGATAACCGCCAGCTGCGGGAGATGTCGGAGCGCGCCGCGCTGAACGCGCCCATCCAGGGGTCGGCGGCGGACATCATCAAGAAGGCAATGCTCGGGGTCGATGCCGGGCTCAGGGCACAGAAGCTGTCCTCCAGGATGCTGTTGCAGGTGCATGACGAACTGGTACTCGAGGTCGCCCCGGGAGAGCGCGAGACGGTGGAGAAGCTGGTACGGGAGCAGATGGCGGCAGCGGCCGAGCTGACTGTTCCGTTGGACGTATCGGTCGGAGTCGGCAGCAACTGGAACGAAGCCGGCCACTGA
- a CDS encoding class I SAM-dependent methyltransferase translates to MPELNLALLRRWPDVEAENLYAADAADRLLLDTAAPLLARLQGNEIAVVNDHYGALTLSLAAAGFTGLRVHQDPLSAEQALENNARALELDGFTHHSMGPELFTGTRLVLMQLPRSLDALEEAAAFIAAAAGPDVTVLAGGRDKHMSPAMNQVLGTAFSSVSAGRGRQKARVLTATVPRDDVRIRFPLQEEYDVGLPAPLRIVAFGATFGGAKLDMGTRFLLPALAGARAARRAVDLGCGNGTIAAYLALLRPDLAVLATDQSASAVASARATAEANGLSARVTVQRDDALSALPDSTEELIVLNPPFHIGNAVHAGIALKLFADAGRVLAPGGELWTVWNSHLAYKQALNRLVGTTREVARNPKFTVTVSIRRP, encoded by the coding sequence TTGCCTGAATTGAACCTGGCGCTCTTGCGCCGCTGGCCCGACGTGGAAGCGGAGAACCTCTACGCGGCGGATGCGGCCGACCGGCTGCTGCTCGATACGGCGGCCCCGCTGCTGGCCAGGTTGCAGGGCAACGAGATCGCCGTGGTCAACGACCATTACGGTGCGCTGACTCTGTCCTTGGCCGCCGCAGGCTTCACCGGGCTGCGAGTCCATCAGGATCCGCTCTCTGCCGAACAGGCGTTGGAGAACAACGCCCGCGCGCTAGAGCTCGACGGCTTTACCCACCACTCTATGGGCCCGGAGCTGTTTACGGGCACCCGGCTGGTGCTGATGCAGCTGCCGCGGTCACTGGATGCCCTTGAGGAAGCGGCAGCTTTCATCGCCGCCGCTGCGGGGCCCGACGTGACCGTGCTCGCCGGCGGGCGCGACAAACACATGTCCCCCGCCATGAACCAGGTGCTGGGAACGGCATTCTCGTCGGTGAGCGCCGGGCGTGGCCGGCAGAAGGCCCGGGTACTGACAGCCACCGTGCCCCGCGACGACGTCCGCATCCGTTTCCCGCTCCAGGAAGAGTACGACGTCGGGCTGCCGGCTCCGTTGCGGATTGTCGCCTTCGGCGCTACGTTCGGTGGGGCCAAGCTCGATATGGGTACCCGGTTCCTGCTACCGGCACTTGCCGGTGCCCGCGCTGCCCGGCGGGCCGTAGATCTGGGGTGCGGCAACGGGACGATTGCAGCGTACCTCGCACTCTTGCGGCCGGACCTGGCTGTCCTGGCCACGGACCAGTCCGCGTCCGCCGTCGCCTCGGCCCGGGCAACCGCGGAGGCAAACGGCCTCAGCGCGCGGGTGACCGTCCAACGGGACGATGCCCTGTCCGCGCTGCCAGACTCCACCGAGGAACTCATTGTGCTCAATCCCCCGTTCCACATCGGGAACGCGGTGCATGCCGGCATCGCCCTGAAGCTGTTCGCCGATGCCGGCCGAGTACTCGCTCCCGGCGGCGAGCTGTGGACGGTGTGGAACAGCCATCTCGCATACAAGCAGGCCCTGAACCGGCTCGTCGGGACGACCCGCGAGGTCGCCCGCAACCCGAAATTCACTGTCACGGTCAGCATCCGCCGGCCCTAG
- the coaE gene encoding dephospho-CoA kinase, with protein sequence MLKVGLTGGIAAGKSLVARRLRERGALLIDADVLAREVVEPGTPGLQAVVAAFGTEILTDDGGLDRPALGAAVFGDHAKREQLNAIIHPLVRARSAQLVAEAEPERIVVQDIPLLMETGQGSRFHLVLVVDAPEEVRIRRMVCDRGMTEADARARIAAQATHAERLAAADVILENVESQEAILARVDRLWDERLEPFAANLAAARVAAPSGGPVLVEPRVDWPQQATRLANRIRSADERILAVDHIGSTAVPGLPAKDIIDLQVSVRSLEEADAVAGSLASAGFPRRRGLWRDVPKPSHPDPDDWEKRLHGNADPGRSANVHVRVAGSPGWRFALGFRDWLRDNPQMAQEYLAEKERLAELHAGDGSIGRYAKDKERWLADVAEPGMQEWMRRVQWRPDSAAG encoded by the coding sequence GTGCTTAAGGTCGGTCTAACAGGCGGCATTGCCGCGGGTAAATCCCTGGTAGCGCGGCGGCTGCGTGAACGCGGCGCGCTACTGATCGATGCCGACGTGCTGGCTCGCGAAGTCGTCGAACCGGGAACGCCCGGCCTGCAGGCCGTTGTGGCGGCGTTCGGGACAGAGATTCTGACCGACGACGGCGGACTGGACCGTCCGGCGCTCGGCGCTGCGGTTTTCGGGGATCACGCGAAACGCGAACAGCTGAACGCCATCATCCACCCCCTGGTCCGCGCACGTTCGGCGCAACTGGTTGCAGAGGCCGAGCCGGAACGGATCGTCGTTCAGGACATCCCGCTGCTGATGGAAACCGGGCAAGGGTCACGGTTCCACCTGGTCCTCGTGGTGGATGCGCCCGAAGAAGTCCGGATCCGGCGCATGGTCTGTGACCGCGGCATGACAGAGGCCGACGCGAGGGCACGCATTGCCGCACAGGCAACGCATGCCGAGCGGCTGGCCGCGGCCGACGTCATACTGGAAAACGTGGAATCGCAGGAAGCCATTTTGGCGCGGGTGGACCGCCTGTGGGATGAGCGGCTCGAACCCTTCGCGGCGAACCTTGCGGCGGCCCGGGTGGCAGCACCCAGCGGCGGGCCCGTCCTGGTCGAACCCCGCGTGGACTGGCCGCAGCAGGCGACGCGGCTGGCGAACCGGATCAGGTCGGCGGATGAACGGATTCTGGCGGTGGACCACATCGGTTCCACGGCTGTTCCGGGGTTGCCGGCGAAGGACATCATCGATCTGCAGGTCAGCGTGCGTTCGTTAGAAGAAGCCGACGCCGTTGCAGGCAGCTTGGCGTCGGCTGGCTTCCCCCGCCGTCGAGGATTATGGCGCGACGTCCCCAAGCCATCGCACCCGGACCCGGACGACTGGGAAAAGCGGCTGCATGGCAATGCGGATCCGGGGCGGAGCGCAAACGTCCATGTTCGGGTGGCAGGATCCCCGGGCTGGCGGTTCGCGCTCGGCTTCCGTGACTGGCTGCGCGACAACCCGCAAATGGCACAGGAGTACTTGGCGGAAAAGGAACGGCTGGCCGAGCTGCACGCTGGGGACGGCTCAATAGGCCGCTACGCGAAGGATAAGGAACGTTGGCTAGCCGACGTAGCGGAACCCGGGATGCAGGAGTGGATGCGCCGCGTCCAGTGGCGGCCGGACAGCGCAGCTGGGTAG
- a CDS encoding MFS transporter, with protein sequence MGNATEWFDYGIYAVAITYITANFFPTEGGLGTALALATFAISFLVRPLGGLIWGPLGDRLGRKAILALTIILMAGATFAIGLLPTYEMIGVWAPILLILLRMVQGFSTGGEYGGAATFMAEYSPDKKRGFFGSFLEFGTLFGFILGTALVLFFQIVLGEQAMTEWGWRLPFLVAGPMGLIGLYLRTKLEDTPVFRDLEDHHQEEPNAKTELRDLVVKYWKPLLTMGGLVVALNVTNYTLLSYMPTYLQTEINLSANNALTLLLLGQLAMMIVIPFAGRLSDRVGRKPMWWASLLGLFVAAIPMYLLMRINFSTALIGFAVLGLLYVLQLATISATFPAMFPTQVRYAGFAITYNVSTALFGGTAPLVNDLLIQATGDTLVPAYYMMVACVVGAVALKFIPETAGCSIRGTEIPSVERDRAAAAS encoded by the coding sequence ATGGGTAACGCCACCGAGTGGTTCGACTACGGCATCTATGCGGTAGCCATCACGTACATTACCGCCAACTTCTTCCCCACAGAAGGCGGGCTTGGCACTGCCCTCGCACTGGCTACCTTCGCCATCTCGTTCCTCGTCCGTCCCTTGGGCGGGCTGATTTGGGGCCCGCTCGGCGACAGGCTTGGCCGCAAGGCCATTCTGGCCCTGACCATCATCTTGATGGCCGGTGCCACCTTTGCCATCGGCCTGCTGCCCACTTATGAAATGATCGGCGTCTGGGCCCCCATCCTGCTGATCCTCCTCCGCATGGTGCAAGGGTTCTCCACCGGCGGCGAATACGGCGGTGCGGCCACCTTCATGGCCGAATATTCGCCGGATAAGAAGCGCGGTTTCTTCGGCAGCTTCCTGGAATTCGGCACCTTGTTCGGCTTCATCCTCGGCACGGCCCTGGTGCTGTTCTTCCAGATCGTGCTGGGCGAGCAGGCGATGACCGAGTGGGGCTGGCGCCTACCGTTCCTGGTGGCGGGTCCCATGGGCCTGATCGGCCTCTACCTGCGTACCAAGCTCGAAGATACGCCGGTCTTCCGCGACCTTGAGGACCATCATCAGGAAGAGCCGAACGCGAAGACCGAACTGCGCGATCTGGTCGTGAAGTACTGGAAGCCGCTGCTGACCATGGGCGGACTGGTCGTGGCGCTGAATGTCACGAACTATACGCTACTGAGCTATATGCCCACCTACCTGCAGACCGAAATCAACCTCTCCGCTAACAACGCCTTGACACTGCTCCTGCTGGGCCAGCTGGCCATGATGATTGTCATTCCGTTTGCCGGCAGGCTATCCGACAGGGTCGGCCGAAAGCCAATGTGGTGGGCTTCCCTGCTGGGCCTCTTTGTAGCCGCCATACCGATGTACCTGCTCATGCGGATCAACTTCAGCACCGCCCTGATCGGCTTTGCCGTGCTGGGTCTGCTGTACGTACTTCAGCTGGCGACGATTTCCGCGACGTTCCCGGCCATGTTCCCCACGCAGGTGCGGTATGCCGGTTTCGCCATTACCTACAACGTGTCAACGGCGCTCTTCGGCGGCACGGCGCCGCTGGTGAACGATCTGCTGATTCAAGCTACCGGTGACACGCTGGTTCCCGCCTACTACATGATGGTGGCCTGCGTCGTCGGAGCCGTTGCGCTGAAGTTCATCCCGGAAACAGCCGGTTGCTCCATCCGCGGAACGGAAATTCCCAGCGTCGAACGGGACCGGGCGGCAGCGGCCAGCTGA
- a CDS encoding hotdog fold thioesterase has translation MSDNFTPAAVPGAAPDLTDELVSAGVPVELRPWLRHMGVGALVVKMGIVFSHMSAERMVATMPVEGNTQVAGILHGGAHTVMAETLGSFAAAIHAGPDRHALGIEVSATHHRAAAAGLVTGTATAIHLGRTLTVHEVVMTDGQGRRLSTARITNMIRDNA, from the coding sequence ATGAGCGACAATTTCACACCGGCAGCGGTACCGGGGGCAGCGCCGGATTTGACTGACGAGCTTGTTTCCGCAGGGGTACCCGTGGAGCTGCGTCCGTGGCTGCGGCACATGGGCGTTGGCGCCCTGGTGGTGAAAATGGGAATCGTTTTTTCGCACATGAGCGCGGAGCGGATGGTGGCCACCATGCCGGTCGAAGGAAACACACAGGTGGCCGGGATCCTGCACGGGGGTGCGCATACGGTGATGGCCGAAACCTTGGGCTCCTTCGCCGCTGCCATCCATGCCGGACCGGACCGGCACGCGCTGGGCATCGAAGTCAGTGCTACCCATCACCGTGCCGCGGCCGCGGGTCTGGTAACCGGTACGGCTACCGCCATCCACCTGGGCCGGACGTTGACGGTCCACGAAGTGGTCATGACCGATGGCCAGGGGCGCCGGCTTTCCACCGCCCGCATCACCAACATGATCAGGGACAACGCGTAA
- a CDS encoding GNAT family N-acetyltransferase, with translation MDTNATTASSTLRIEQFPAETEGDTPSARFQGWFDAVDAGFHESSTEAAHLAEYAKGYAADNRVLWGIYDDEPRPGVWSPDIPVATYATMVNSMNVGGGRLLDAHQITAVTVRPTHRRRGLLRRLITSDLEQAARSGLGIAALTASEATIYGRFGFGAATFTREVEVDVQERFGLRTPPAGTVEMADPASLQQLGPEIFARFHARTPGSVARQYAYAKRISGQWGNDKPEPDKSIRAAVHYDSNGMPQGYVSYRFAGWSKEPYTMKIVDLAAASGESYRELWRYLGSIDLVQRISWSLAPVEDPLPWALQDGRGYAAKSAEDVLWLRILDPVKAFQARHYDGEGRLALEIVDPLGLAAGRFLLEAAGGNARVQPLAADDAVDLSVDVDVLGSLYLGGVTAGTLAAAGRLPGATADAVGKLERIFATTAQPYCITHF, from the coding sequence GTGGACACCAACGCGACAACCGCATCCTCGACCCTGCGGATTGAACAGTTCCCTGCGGAAACTGAGGGCGACACTCCCTCGGCCCGCTTTCAGGGCTGGTTCGACGCCGTCGATGCAGGTTTCCACGAAAGTTCTACCGAGGCAGCGCACCTAGCCGAATATGCGAAGGGCTACGCTGCGGACAACCGGGTGTTGTGGGGAATTTACGACGACGAGCCCCGCCCAGGCGTGTGGAGTCCCGATATCCCGGTAGCCACCTACGCCACCATGGTCAACAGCATGAATGTCGGCGGAGGCCGTCTGCTCGATGCCCACCAGATCACCGCCGTGACCGTCCGCCCCACCCACCGCCGGCGCGGACTGCTGCGGCGCTTGATCACCAGCGATCTCGAACAGGCCGCGCGCTCCGGTCTGGGCATCGCTGCGCTGACCGCATCCGAGGCGACGATCTACGGGCGCTTTGGCTTCGGAGCAGCAACTTTCACCCGCGAGGTGGAGGTGGACGTGCAGGAGCGTTTCGGCCTCCGCACGCCGCCGGCCGGAACGGTCGAGATGGCGGACCCGGCATCCCTGCAGCAGCTCGGGCCGGAGATCTTTGCCCGGTTCCACGCTAGGACTCCGGGTTCGGTGGCCCGGCAGTACGCCTACGCGAAGAGGATCTCCGGCCAATGGGGGAATGACAAACCGGAACCGGACAAGTCGATCCGGGCGGCCGTCCACTACGACAGCAACGGGATGCCCCAAGGATATGTGAGCTACCGGTTCGCCGGCTGGTCCAAGGAACCGTACACCATGAAGATCGTGGATCTGGCGGCCGCCAGCGGGGAAAGCTACCGGGAACTGTGGAGGTACCTGGGCTCCATCGACCTGGTGCAACGGATCAGCTGGTCTCTTGCCCCGGTCGAAGATCCGTTGCCGTGGGCGCTGCAGGACGGCCGGGGCTACGCTGCCAAATCAGCCGAAGACGTGCTCTGGCTGCGTATTCTGGATCCGGTCAAGGCGTTCCAAGCGCGTCATTACGACGGCGAGGGCCGGCTTGCGCTGGAGATCGTCGATCCGCTCGGGCTGGCTGCAGGCCGGTTCTTGCTGGAGGCCGCCGGCGGAAACGCACGGGTGCAACCGCTGGCGGCGGACGACGCGGTGGATCTGAGCGTTGACGTCGATGTGCTGGGCTCGCTCTATTTGGGCGGCGTCACGGCCGGAACGCTCGCTGCCGCCGGCAGACTGCCCGGTGCAACCGCGGACGCCGTCGGAAAGCTTGAACGGATTTTCGCCACCACAGCACAGCCGTACTGCATCACGCACTTCTGA